One window of Camelina sativa cultivar DH55 chromosome 4, Cs, whole genome shotgun sequence genomic DNA carries:
- the LOC104780116 gene encoding uncharacterized protein At3g28850-like has protein sequence MGCASSKHRSKRCVHCQRGYSPVDVPRSQSVHHQPQNSEDSCHMVALSSSSLGSLKLCDSSFGHNHKHLADLSDKLFSEESAKTGNGFGSNVVREKSDKEKMNLELQAKLMEAKVWSSMMNEKIPKVVPKTPIETPPGEPETINTWEMMDGLEDNLSPLRSPNHVRSFSFNVSRNGDCERPKSNGNGETLWLQMEEAEGFEDFDPEIISSFRKSLQELPSDHPFHISVHDFRLNPSFNFSVDEKEECLDETRECVVAKEKVILYFTSLRGIRKTYEESCDVRVILKSLGIRVDERDVSMHSGFKEELKELLGDKFNNGVGITLPRVFLGRKYLGGAEEIRKLNEDGKLEKLLEGCERVEENQNGNGQECEACGDVRFVPCETCSGSCKVYYEYEDEDDEDEEEDDDESVKEEREYGFQTCPDCNENGLIRCPVCCD, from the coding sequence ATGGGTTGTGCGAGTTCCAAGCATCGTAGTAAGCGTTGTGTTCATTGCCAGCGAGGGTATTCTCCGGTAGACGTACCGAGAAGCCAATCTGTGCATCACCAACCACAAAACTCTGAAGATAGCTGTCACATGGTGGCTCTAAGTTCctctagccttggatctctgAAGCtatgtgattcttcttttgGGCATAATCACAAACACTTGGCAGACTTGAGCGATAAGCTTTTTTCCGAGGAATCTGCGAAAACGGGTAATGGGTTTGGTTCAAATGTGGTCAGAGAGAAGTCTGATAAGGAGAAAATGAATTTGGAATTGCAGGCTAAGCTTATGGAGGCGAAGGTTTGGTCAAGTATGATGAATGAGAAGATCCCAAAGGTTGTGCCGAAGACACCGATTGAGACGCCTCCGGGGGAGCCTGAAACGATTAATACATGGGAAATGATGGATGGGCTTGAAGACAATCTTAGTCCTTTACGATCACCAAATCATGTGAGGAGCTTTTCGTTTAATGTTTCACGTAATGGTGATTGCGAACGACCTAAGTCGAATGGTAACGGTGAGACGCTTTGGCTTCAAATGGAGGAAGCAGAAGGGTTTGAAGATTTTGATCCTGAGATCATTTCTTCGTTTAGGAAATCGCTTCAAGAACTTCCTTCTGATCATCCGTTTCACATTTCGGTTCACGATTTCAGATTGAATCCAAGTTTTAATTTCTCTGTTGATGAAAAGGAGGAGTGTTTGGATGAAACAAGAGAATGTGTTGTTGCTAAAGAGAAAGTGATACTTTACTTCACAAGTCTTAGAGGTATAAGGAAGACATATGAGGAAAGCTGCGATGTCCGGGTTATACTAAAAAGTCTAGGGATTAGAGTGGATGAGCGAGATGTATCCATGCATTCGGGTTTCAAGGAGGAGTTGAAGGAGCTGCTAGGGGATAAGTTCAACAATGGCGTTGGGATCACATTGCCTAGAGTTTTCTTGGGGAGGAAGTATCTTGGTGGAGCAGAGGAGATTCGAAAGTTGAATGAAGATGGGAAGTTGGAGAAGCTTCTTGAAGGCTGCGAGAGGGTGGAAGAAAACCAAAATGGTAATGGTCAAGAATGCGAGGCTTGTGGAGATGTAAGGTTTGTGCCGTGTGAGACATGTTCAGGGAGCTGCAAAGTGTACTATGAatatgaagatgaagacgatgaggatgaagaagaggatgatgatgaaagtgtaaaggaagaaagagagtaTGGGTTTCAAACATGTCCTGATTGTAATGAGAATGGTCTTATTAGATGTCCTGTTTGTTGTGATTAG
- the LOC104783685 gene encoding uncharacterized protein LOC104783685, which translates to MMPQGRVVNSRRSKQEINGNRNINRSKGGMVVNQGGRTAVNIDPRGCYMCGQVGHFSRSCPTIVETKSPKRALVKCFFCGEIGHYATSCPMNPNKPNAQPPNRASLAVTVKEPLMKKQETSAKVYTLGIEPAKPSGSQKGPITGTLLVGGNPTHVLFDFGATNSFVTTEVIDQFEKGFEEEEVSVIVHTAGNQPPLET; encoded by the exons atgaTGCCACAAGGGAGGGTGGTGAATTCTCGAAGgagcaaacaagagatcaatggAAACCGGAACATCAACCGTAGTAAGGGTGGTATGGTTGTGAACCAAGGTGGACGTACTGCAGTAAACATTGACCCGAGGGGATGTTATATGTGCGGCCAGGTCGGACATTTTTCCCGATCCTGCCCGACAATTGTGGAAACCAAGTCTCCCAAACGTGCGTTAGTCAAATGTTTCTTTTGCGGTGAGATAGGCCATTACGCGACCTCATGTCCTATGAATCCAAACAAGCCAAACGCCCAACCTCCCAATCGAGCTTCGCTTGCGGTGACCGTTAAGGAACCCTTGATGAAGAAGCAAGAAACCTCGGCTAAAGTGTATACCTTAGGAATAGAGCCAGCCAAACCTTCAGGATCTCAGAAAGGTCCTATAACAG GAACATTACTGGTGGGTGGTAACCCCACGCATGTATTGTTCGACTTTGGGGCGACCAACAGTTTTGTGACAACTGAGGTGATCGACCAGTTTGAGAAAGGGTTTGAGGAAGAGGAAGTTAGTGTTATTGTTCACACTGCTGGTAACCAACCACCTTTGGAGACCTAG